The following nucleotide sequence is from Candidatus Hydrogenedens sp..
TATTAAAATATGTAGAATATAGATAATTATTTACACTTCTAATAAAAACAATAAATATAATTAAATTTTTTTATATGTTTAAGATTAATTGTTTACAAAAATACAATATAATATTAATTGTTTTATTTCTTGTCGGAATATCTATTACCTCAACTACTTCTTCAGAAGAAATAAAAGAGGAACAACCCAAAAATCTTCGAATTCGTTTAGGCTTTGAAAATATGTTCCATGCAGGGGAAGCATCAGACAAAGCAGATGAAATATTTTTCAATCCTACAATTGATATTGAGAAAAAGGTTTCGCCAAGAACAGCACTTTCATTAAGATGTATCCCTGCATTTTTTTATATTCAAGATAAAAATATAGAGGAAGTGTTTGGAGCAGGCGTTGGGGGCACAATAAGAATTTATATCAAAAAAGAAGAACGTGGTTTTTTCTCAGAAATCCATGAAGTTATTTTGTTTCATAAGAACAAATTTGAAGGTAATAGCTCAAATATAAATTTTTATTCATCATTAGGTATTGGCTATCAATTCAATAAAGAATGGGATATCCTTTTTCAATTAGGACACATTTCAAACGCTGATCTAAAAGAGAACAATAAAGGCACCGACCTGATGGGGATAGGTATCGGCTATACTTTCTAACACTTAATTAAATACGCATTGTATGAAGGTTGGAAATGAACTCATTTAGCATATTAACGCTATGTGTATAAGGAAATGTTCCAGAATACCCTGGCTTCAGATTTACCGTCTTAGAATTTATATCTTCAACAAGAATATAGATAGGGGTTTCATTTGGACTCTGTAAAAAATACCGAAATTCAAACACATCATCTGTTGATAACTTAAACGTTTTTTCATAATCAATAAGAACAACATCAACGTTATTTTTTAATAATGTCTCTCTCAAAAGGTCTATATCATTTAAAAGAATTACCTCATGCCCCAAAGCTTCTATTTCATGTATTATTGGATAGACCTTGAAGCTATCACTTACAATTAAAATTTTTAACATGTTTTCTGCCTAACATTCTATTACATTATACAACTTTATAATAGAAATATAACACTTTTGACAATGAATATATTTCATATATAAAATATAATTAATGAAGTACTTCATAAAAAGGAGTTTTATATGACATTTAGATTATTTACTATTCTTAGTTTATTTATTTGTCTTTCACACTCAAATATGAGTTTATATGCACAGGATAAAACTGAAGATAACTCCGTCGAGAAAAATCAGGAAGTTACTCCAGACCAACAAGAAAATATATCTCCACCACAAAATGAAGAAGACATTAACATTCCAGGCGATGTTATTTATTTGAAATCAGGTAAAAAGATGA
It contains:
- a CDS encoding acyloxyacyl hydrolase; this translates as MFKINCLQKYNIILIVLFLVGISITSTTSSEEIKEEQPKNLRIRLGFENMFHAGEASDKADEIFFNPTIDIEKKVSPRTALSLRCIPAFFYIQDKNIEEVFGAGVGGTIRIYIKKEERGFFSEIHEVILFHKNKFEGNSSNINFYSSLGIGYQFNKEWDILFQLGHISNADLKENNKGTDLMGIGIGYTF